From the genome of Gammaproteobacteria bacterium:
TTACAAGTCGTCCTCGATGGCGGTGGAACTCGCCCGCGAGTATGGCACGCGCCTGCATGTCCTGCACCTGACGACCGAACGCGAGCTTTCGCTCTTCGGACTGGCGCCGATCGGCGAAAAGCGCATCACCGCAGAGGTCTGTGTGCATCATCTGATGTTCGACGATCGCGACTACGAGGAGAAGGGCGCGCTGATCAAGTGCAACCCGGCGATCAAGCGACCGGAGGACCGTCACGCGCTCATCGAGGCGCTGATCGAGGGACGGCTCGATGTCGTCGGCACGGACCACGCACCGCACACCCTGGAAGAGAAATCCAACACCTATTTCAAGGCGCCCTCGGGCCTGCCGCTGGTGCAGCATGCGCTACCGGCGTTGCTGGAGCTCTATCACGACGGCCGGATGGGGCTCGAGGACATCGTGTATCGCAGCAGTCACGCCGTGGCGGAGTGTTTCCGTATCCGGGAGCGCGGCTACATCCGCGAGGGCTACAAGGCGGACCTCGTCCTCGTGGACCTCAATCGACCCCAAACAGTCGCCCGCGACGACGTCCTCTACAAATGCGGCTGGTCGCCGTTCGAGGGCAGGACCCTCCGGTCCTCGGTGCGGGGCACGCTCGTCTCGGGCCGGCTCGTCTACCGCGAGGGACGGTTCCTCGACGAGGCACCGGGGGCGCGGCTGGCATTCAATCGAAGCGATGTATGAGTGACGATTCGACGGAGTTCCATGAACTGGTCGCCGGCGATCCCGCCGGACGCCTGCTCGAATACCACGACCGGACCAAGCATCAGCTGAACCGGTTCGCGCGCTCTCCCGGCTATCTCGACTGGGCGACACAGCCCGATCCCTTCCGGCGCTACGAAGGGGCGCCGCGAATCGCGCTGGAACACCCGCCCGAAGACGTTGCGGGGCCGCGTTATGACGAGCTCTTCGGTAGCGTACGGCAGGCAGATCCTGTCGATATCCATTCACTCAGCCGATTCCTTTACGACAGCCTGGCGCTGTCCGCGTGGAAGGAGGCGGGACCGGAAAACCGCTGGTCGCTGCGCGTCAATCCCTCGAGCGGGGATCTCCACCCGACCGAGAGCTATGTGATGCTCGGTGCCGGGGCGGGGATCGAGGCCGAGACGGCGCTGTATCACTACAACGTCTTCGAGCACGCGCTGGAGAAGCGCCGCGGGTTCGGCCAGGTTCGACTGGATCCGTTCGGAGACGGTAGCGGCGGGTTCTTTGTCGGCTTCAGTTCGATCTACTGGCGCGAGTCCTGGAAGTACGGCGAACGCGCCTTTCGTTATTGCCACCACGACGTGGGACATGCACTGGGCGCCGTGGCGGT
Proteins encoded in this window:
- a CDS encoding SagB/ThcOx family dehydrogenase; its protein translation is MSDDSTEFHELVAGDPAGRLLEYHDRTKHQLNRFARSPGYLDWATQPDPFRRYEGAPRIALEHPPEDVAGPRYDELFGSVRQADPVDIHSLSRFLYDSLALSAWKEAGPENRWSLRVNPSSGDLHPTESYVMLGAGAGIEAETALYHYNVFEHALEKRRGFGQVRLDPFGDGSGGFFVGFSSIYWRESWKYGERAFRYCHHDVGHALGAVAV
- a CDS encoding dihydroorotase; this translates as MKSILISNAVVVNEGELREGDVLVKDGRIERIAADLSAVPADIVLDAAGLHLLPGMIDDQVHFREPGLTHKGDIRSESRAAVAGGITSLMEMPNTKPPATTLEALEIKHALGAEKSLANYSFYLGATNDNLDEIRRLDPDRCCGIKVFMGASTGNMLVDDPGTLRAIFRDAPALIATHCEDTPTIEANEREFRERYGETVPFACHPLIRSAEACYKSSSMAVELAREYGTRLHVLHLTTERELSLFGLAPIGEKRITAEVCVHHLMFDDRDYEEKGALIKCNPAIKRPEDRHALIEALIEGRLDVVGTDHAPHTLEEKSNTYFKAPSGLPLVQHALPALLELYHDGRMGLEDIVYRSSHAVAECFRIRERGYIREGYKADLVLVDLNRPQTVARDDVLYKCGWSPFEGRTLRSSVRGTLVSGRLVYREGRFLDEAPGARLAFNRSDV